From a region of the Spelaeicoccus albus genome:
- a CDS encoding ABC transporter permease has product MTVNTAASIPQGDERLAIKRVSKGRLLLRRFCRNKLAVAGVVIMAVLILYAVVGPYISKYGYEDVDFLSLQKAPDSNHWFGTDQVGADLFVRAAHGVGRSLMIGFIASVGITVIAAFAGSAVAYFEGWAEKIGTWVLDMLLVVPTFFLLAIMVQAASGTNGWIWLTVALMIFGWIMMARVIRSIATSLREREYVAAARFMGVRPLTIIRRHIIPNLGSILIIHTVLGVVTAIEAETGLSFIGFGIQPPDTSLGTLISDGSGLLQTAPWMFLIPSVLLLALCFAMTWIGDGLRDALDPSSASSGKAGTKAGKRRDDKAGRRQ; this is encoded by the coding sequence ATGACTGTGAACACGGCTGCGTCTATTCCGCAAGGCGATGAACGGCTCGCGATCAAACGCGTGTCGAAAGGACGGCTGCTGCTGCGCCGATTCTGCCGGAACAAGCTGGCAGTCGCCGGCGTCGTCATCATGGCCGTACTCATCCTGTACGCCGTGGTCGGCCCGTACATCTCGAAATACGGATACGAGGACGTCGACTTTCTGAGTCTGCAGAAGGCGCCGGATTCGAACCACTGGTTCGGTACCGACCAGGTCGGTGCCGACCTGTTCGTCAGAGCCGCGCACGGCGTCGGCCGGTCGTTGATGATCGGTTTCATCGCATCGGTGGGGATCACCGTGATCGCGGCGTTCGCCGGCAGCGCCGTCGCGTATTTTGAAGGCTGGGCGGAAAAGATCGGCACCTGGGTGCTCGACATGCTGCTGGTCGTGCCCACCTTCTTCCTGCTGGCCATCATGGTGCAGGCGGCGTCCGGCACGAACGGGTGGATCTGGCTGACCGTTGCCCTGATGATTTTTGGCTGGATCATGATGGCCCGCGTCATCCGCTCGATAGCGACGTCGCTACGCGAACGCGAATATGTGGCGGCCGCCCGGTTCATGGGCGTGCGGCCGCTGACGATCATCCGCAGGCACATCATCCCGAACCTCGGATCGATCCTCATCATCCACACCGTGCTGGGCGTCGTGACGGCCATCGAAGCCGAGACCGGCCTGTCGTTCATCGGCTTCGGCATCCAGCCGCCGGACACCTCGCTGGGCACGTTGATCAGCGACGGGTCCGGACTGTTGCAGACCGCGCCGTGGATGTTCCTGATCCCCAGCGTTCTGCTGCTGGCGCTGTGTTTTGCGATGACGTGGATCGGCGACGGGTTGCGCGATGCCCTCGACCCGTCGTCGGCGTCCAGCGGAAAAGCGGGCACGAAGGCCGGCAAACGACGGGACGACAAGGCGGGGAGACGACAGTGA
- a CDS encoding aminotransferase class V-fold PLP-dependent enzyme, with the protein MFPTVARSEPARAPLSLDEARQSFATTGGYLAACSIGLPTIATVQAMADDAAAWQRGDATPTDYSEIVESTRAGYAELMSVPARNVAIGSQTSVMASVIADSVPDGAEVLCPLGDFSSIVYPFLAHADRGVTLRHVPVADIAAAINRHTYLVAFSAVQSGTGEVARVDQIIESARRHGARTFCDTTQAAGWLPIDAGRFDATACNAYKWLCAPRGVAFLTLTDEFADTLRPIQAGWYAGENVWESLYGPEMTLADCARKFDVSPAWPAWVGAAPAIEFFSRLDLDQVKAHNVSLGDELCRRLGMEPQGQAIVTWPETTPGTVDRAREAGIVMTCNAGRLRAAFHLWNDSEDVDRLVTTLRPHGDRRA; encoded by the coding sequence ATGTTCCCCACAGTCGCTCGATCCGAACCTGCCCGCGCGCCGCTGAGCCTCGATGAGGCGCGCCAGTCGTTTGCCACCACCGGAGGTTACCTGGCTGCTTGCTCGATCGGCCTTCCGACAATCGCCACGGTGCAGGCGATGGCCGACGATGCGGCCGCCTGGCAGCGCGGTGACGCAACGCCGACTGATTATTCCGAGATCGTCGAATCGACGCGCGCCGGCTACGCCGAATTGATGTCGGTGCCGGCGCGGAACGTGGCGATCGGCTCGCAAACGTCCGTCATGGCGAGCGTCATTGCGGACTCCGTTCCGGACGGCGCCGAGGTGCTGTGCCCGCTCGGCGACTTCAGTTCGATCGTGTACCCGTTCCTGGCGCACGCGGATCGCGGTGTTACGCTGCGACATGTCCCCGTAGCCGATATTGCGGCAGCCATCAACCGACACACGTATCTCGTTGCATTCTCAGCCGTGCAATCGGGTACCGGAGAGGTCGCGCGAGTTGATCAGATCATTGAATCGGCGCGCCGTCACGGTGCGCGGACGTTTTGCGACACGACGCAGGCGGCCGGCTGGCTGCCCATCGATGCCGGGCGGTTCGATGCGACGGCCTGCAACGCCTATAAATGGCTCTGCGCACCGCGTGGTGTTGCCTTCTTGACGCTCACCGACGAATTTGCCGACACGCTCCGTCCGATCCAAGCAGGTTGGTACGCGGGGGAGAACGTGTGGGAATCCCTCTACGGCCCCGAGATGACGCTTGCCGATTGTGCCCGAAAATTCGACGTCTCACCGGCCTGGCCGGCGTGGGTCGGCGCAGCGCCGGCGATCGAATTCTTCTCCCGCCTCGACCTCGACCAGGTCAAGGCGCACAATGTGTCGCTCGGCGACGAATTATGCCGGCGGCTGGGGATGGAACCGCAAGGACAAGCGATAGTGACCTGGCCGGAAACCACGCCCGGCACGGTCGACCGCGCCCGTGAAGCCGGCATCGTCATGACCTGCAACGCCGGCCGGCTGCGAGCGGCGTTCCACCTGTGGAACGATTCCGAGGACGTCGACCGGCTCGTGACCACATTGCGTCCGCACGGGGACCGGCGGGCGTGA
- a CDS encoding LysR family transcriptional regulator — translation MSASARIEPDLNAVDLQSLRVVSAVAHCGSITLAARQLGMTQPAVSQHLRRLESRAGVAVTARAGRGIRLTEAGAILARHAVSVAETLKVASEEIDAIKGLRSGTMRIAAFPTASSTFIPQLLGMLAVRHRGLTVNYLEAEPPEAIDAVRAGTVDMAVTFSYPGDGIELQPEKTAGVRRTPLWEDDMLLVMAEAHPKTARKTVRLADLSGENWIAGCFLCRGHLVTACRGAGFMPTIIHETDNLLATINMVAAGLGIALVPNLALASTSLPSQVAIRPLTDPTARTISITTSPDAARIPSTALSIDLLSNLDPATWSMRGLTPKTPRRV, via the coding sequence ATGTCTGCATCTGCGCGCATCGAACCGGATCTGAACGCCGTCGACCTGCAGTCCTTGCGCGTCGTCAGCGCCGTGGCGCACTGCGGGTCCATCACGCTGGCGGCCCGGCAGCTCGGCATGACCCAGCCCGCCGTCAGCCAGCACCTTCGCCGGCTGGAAAGTCGTGCCGGCGTCGCCGTGACCGCCCGGGCCGGCCGAGGGATCCGATTGACGGAGGCCGGCGCGATTCTGGCCCGTCATGCCGTGTCCGTGGCCGAAACCCTGAAGGTCGCCTCCGAAGAAATTGATGCCATCAAGGGATTGCGGAGCGGCACGATGCGCATTGCCGCCTTTCCGACCGCGTCGTCGACGTTCATCCCGCAGCTGCTCGGCATGCTCGCAGTCCGTCATCGCGGCCTCACGGTCAACTATCTCGAAGCCGAACCGCCGGAAGCCATTGACGCCGTGCGGGCCGGGACCGTGGACATGGCCGTGACGTTCAGCTATCCGGGCGACGGAATCGAACTTCAGCCGGAGAAAACGGCGGGCGTGCGCCGAACGCCGTTATGGGAAGACGACATGCTGCTGGTGATGGCCGAAGCGCATCCCAAGACTGCGCGGAAGACGGTCCGGCTCGCGGATTTGAGCGGCGAGAACTGGATTGCCGGTTGTTTTCTGTGCCGCGGCCATCTCGTGACGGCATGCCGCGGCGCCGGCTTCATGCCGACAATCATCCACGAGACCGACAATCTGCTGGCCACCATCAATATGGTGGCCGCCGGGCTGGGCATCGCACTGGTGCCGAACCTGGCCCTGGCCAGCACGTCACTGCCGAGCCAGGTCGCCATTCGGCCGTTGACGGACCCGACGGCACGCACCATCTCGATCACGACGTCCCCGGACGCGGCGCGGATTCCGAGCACGGCGCTCTCGATCGATTTGCTGTCGAACCTCGATCCGGCGACGTGGTCAATGCGCGGACTCACCCCGAAAACGCCCCGGCGCGTATAG
- a CDS encoding ABC transporter permease → MLKFIARRLISYAVMLFIAISGVYFLASSFLDPRSNYMAMRPRPPEASINASLNYAGINDHVPLIERYWTWLQNVVLHWNWGYSPLGESVNGEVWHRALVSVQLVLTATLLSIVIGVALGVFTATRKYSIFDRTMNLVSSFFLVIPTFVLALLVVLIYLWLSKTTGARWFAVTGIGDGGPLSYIQHLTLPTLVLTLVGYYGFHLTQRTYLLDNVGADYVRTARSKGIPQTVAIRRHALRTSMIPTAYGIAFTIAGMVTGTVFVEQIFAIHGAGLYFIETLSKNDINGAVAVAFLGGVATCAGLLLADIFVAFLDPRIRVS, encoded by the coding sequence GTGCTGAAATTCATCGCGCGGCGGCTGATCAGCTACGCCGTCATGTTGTTCATCGCCATCAGCGGCGTGTACTTCCTGGCGTCGTCATTCCTCGACCCCCGATCGAACTATATGGCGATGCGCCCGAGGCCGCCGGAAGCATCGATCAACGCCTCGCTGAACTACGCGGGCATCAACGACCACGTGCCGCTCATCGAACGGTATTGGACCTGGCTGCAAAACGTCGTCCTGCATTGGAACTGGGGGTACAGTCCGCTGGGGGAGTCGGTCAACGGCGAGGTCTGGCACCGGGCGCTGGTCAGCGTGCAACTCGTTCTCACGGCAACGCTTTTGTCAATAGTGATAGGCGTCGCGCTCGGCGTGTTCACGGCCACCCGCAAGTACAGCATCTTCGACCGAACCATGAACCTCGTCAGCTCGTTCTTCCTGGTCATCCCCACTTTCGTGCTGGCGCTGCTCGTCGTCCTGATCTACCTGTGGCTGTCGAAAACGACGGGCGCGCGCTGGTTCGCCGTCACGGGAATCGGGGACGGCGGCCCGCTCAGCTACATCCAACACCTCACGCTGCCCACGCTCGTGCTGACGCTCGTCGGATATTACGGTTTCCACTTGACGCAGCGCACCTACCTGCTCGATAACGTCGGCGCCGACTACGTGCGCACGGCCCGGTCCAAGGGCATCCCGCAAACCGTCGCCATTCGCCGTCATGCGCTGCGCACCTCCATGATCCCGACTGCCTACGGCATTGCGTTCACCATTGCCGGAATGGTCACCGGCACGGTGTTCGTGGAGCAGATCTTCGCCATCCACGGCGCGGGCCTCTACTTCATCGAGACGTTGTCGAAGAACGACATCAACGGAGCGGTCGCCGTGGCGTTCCTCGGCGGCGTCGCGACCTGCGCCGGGCTGCTGCTGGCCGATATCTTTGTCGCTTTCCTCGATCCGCGGATCCGGGTGTCGTAA